One part of the Aspergillus luchuensis IFO 4308 DNA, chromosome 5, nearly complete sequence genome encodes these proteins:
- a CDS encoding SUR7/PalI family protein (COG:S;~EggNog:ENOG410Q1AW;~InterPro:IPR009571;~PFAM:PF06687;~TransMembrane:3 (o110-130i142-164o184-208i);~go_component: GO:0005886 - plasma membrane [Evidence IEA]) translates to MDNAASEASTAVEGIATKASTAAGTVVSQASDALRTLEKELQSELPAYYTVGLWGYCEGNDTQVVSCSRPSISFTFNISGILNSASTEIDELVSRIDDKVLTGYYDVSRAVIWLYISGFVAATLTALLGIRKTFFNGGNKLLLTFCVLSLALIMSATIGVNVIYRLNTSGINTVLGSFGASASLGTHMLAAAWLAFAFSSSVLLLWLIQSYCCS, encoded by the exons ATGGATAATGCAGCTTCTGAAGCTTCTACTGCCGTTGAGGGTATCGCAACCAAGGCTTCTACTGCCGCCGGAACGGTTGTGAGTCAAGCGAGCGATGCGCTTCGGACCTTGGAAAAAGAACTCCAGTCAGAGCTCCCGGCGTATTACACCGTCGGCTTGTGGGGCTACTGCGAAGGCAACGATACTCAAGTCGTCTCCTGTTCCCGGCCAAGCATATCTTTCACGTTCAATATCTCCGGCATTCTGAATTCTGCTTCGACAGAGATTGATGAACTGGTTTCAAGAATCGACGATAAAGTCCTCACTGGATATTACGACGTATCGAGGGCGGTTATTTGGTTATATATCTCTGGCTTCGTCGCAGCGACCCTTACAGCACTTCTGGGTATTAGGAAGACGTTTTTTAATGGAGGAAATAAGCTGCTCCTCACTTTCTGCGTG CTTTCCTTGGCCCTTATCATGTCCGCAACGATCGGCGTAAACGTCATATACCGTCTGAACACATCCGGGATCAATACAGTTCTGGGCAGCTTTGGCGCTTCAGCCAGTCTTGGAACGCACATGCTAGCCGCTGCTTGGCTTGCATTCGCATTTTCCAGTAGTGTCTTGTTGCTCTGGCTGATCCAGTCATATTGTTGTAGCTGA
- a CDS encoding ankyrin repeat domain-containing protein (COG:M;~EggNog:ENOG410PK0T;~InterPro:IPR002110,IPR036770,IPR020683;~PFAM:PF13857,PF12796,PF00023,PF13637,PF13606;~TransMembrane:1 (o273-292i);~go_function: GO:0005515 - protein binding [Evidence IEA]) — MGQENCDHDFMQDPSTPDVCSHLAACEDHRVAATQLSRDNDVDIDAGPGNTPLMWAAYKCPCGAGAVSKLLASGADAASQDTDKFLALHIAAGKGSFPVVELLLQLPGINVNAQDKHGSTALHEAAYNGRLPIVELLLQHRGTDVNRKDNYGCTALHEASDEGRLQVVELLLRRGRVDINAQDNDGWSALHIAACKGHLAMVKLLLQHRGINVNLKDNHGRSALWFAKEKRDMPIYYSLAGDPRLNDNEIINPFGSPPHQCHTCSEMEEKTTVTAMPVLSLLVALFVAAVLCPTCD; from the coding sequence ATGGGCCAAGAGAACTGCGACCATGATTTTATGCAGGATCCTTCTACACCTGATGTATGCTCGCACTTAGCTGCCTGTGAAGACCATCGGGTAGCCGCTACACAGCTCTCTCGAGACAATGATGTCGACATTGATGCCGGACCGGGAAATACTCCTCTTATGTGGGCAGCCTACAAGTGCCCTtgcggtgctggtgctgttaGCAAGCTGCTTGCGTCCGGAGCAGATGCTGCATCCCAAGACACCGACAAGTTCCTCGCACTTCACATAGCAGCAGGGAAAGGATCTTTTCCAGTTGTGGAGCTGCTCCTGCAACTTCCTGGAATCAATGTAAATGCGCAGGACAAACACGGGTCAACCGCTCTTCATGAAGCAGCATATAATGGACGTTTGCCAATTGTCGAGCTGCTCCTGCAACATCGTGGCACTGATGTCAATAGAAAGGACAATTACGGGTGCACCGCGCTTCATGAAGCGTCAGATGAAGGACGTCTGCAAGTTGTGGAGCTACTCCTGCGACGAGGTAGGGTTGATATCAATGCACAAGACAACGACGGTTGGTCCGCACTTCACATAGCGGCATGCAAAGGACATTTGGCAATGGTCAAGCTGCTCCTGCAACATCGTGGAATAAATGTCAATTTGAAGGACAATCACGGTCGGTCTGCTCTCTGGTTtgcaaaagagaaaagagacatgCCGATATACTACTCTCTCGCTGGCGACCCCCGGCTGAACGACAACGAAATAATCAACCCGTTTGGCTCCCCACCGCATCAATGTCACACCTGCTCCGAAATGGAAGAGAAAACAACTGTCACGGCGATGCCGGTACTGTCCTTATTAGTTGCCTTATTCGTTGCTGCCGTTTTGTGTCCCACGTGTGATTAA